One Lagenorhynchus albirostris chromosome 8, mLagAlb1.1, whole genome shotgun sequence genomic region harbors:
- the FGL2 gene encoding fibroleukin — translation MKLAKWCWLSSAVLAAYGFLVVADNATEEINDEAAQDACPVRLESRAKCEEGGDCPYQVNLPPLTIQLPKQFGRIEEVFKEVQNLKEIVKSLKKSCQDCKLQADDNRYLGRSGLLLPGTGALGEAGDNRVRELESEVNKLSSDLKDAKEEIDVLQGRLEKLNLVNMNNIEHYVDSKVANLTFVVNSLDGKCSSKCPTQEQIQSRPVQHLIYKDCSEYYTIGKRSSELYRVTPDPKNSSFEVFCDMETMGGGWTVLQARVDGSTNFSRTWQDYKVGFGNPRREFWLGNDKIHLLTKSKDMILRIDLEDFNGVKLYALYDHFYVANEFLKYRLHIGNYNGTAGDALRFSKHYNHDLKFFTTPDRDNDRYPSGNCGLYYSSGWWFDACLSANLNGKYYHQKYRGVRNGIFWGTWPGISEAQPGGYKSSFKEVKMLIRPKHFKP, via the exons ATGAAGCTGGCGAAGTGGTGCTGGCTGAGCTCCGCTGTCCTTGCTGCTTATGGTTTTTTGGTTGTGGCAGACAATGCAACAGAGGAAATTAACGATGAAGCAGCCCAGGACGCCTGCCCAGTGAGACTAGAAAGCAGAGCGAAATGCGAGGAGGGAGGCGACTGTCCCTACCAGGTGAACCTGCCCCCGCTGACTATTCAGCTCCCCAAGCAGTTTGGCAGGATCGAGGAGGTGTTCAAAGAAGTCCAGAACCTCAAGGAAATTGTAAAGAGCCTGAAGAAGTCTTGCCAAGACTGCAAACTGCAGGCTGATGACAACCGATACCTGGGCAGAAGTGGACTGCTGTTACCCGGCACAGGAGCTCTGGGAGAAGCTGGTGACAACAGAGTTAGAGAGTTAGAGAGCGAGGTTAACAAGCTGTCCTCTGACCTTAAGGATGCCAAGGAGGAGATCGACGTGCTTCAGGGTCGCCTGGAGAAGCTGAATCTTGTAAATATGAACAACATAGAACATTATGTTGATAGCAAAGTGGCAAACCTAACATTTGTTGTCAATAGTTTGGATGGCAAATGTTCATCTAAGTGTCCCACTCAAGAACAAATACAATCACGTCCAG TTCAACATCTTATATATAAAGATTGCTCTGAATACTACACGATAGGCAAAAGAAGCAGTGAGCTCTACAGAGTTACACCGGATCCCAAAAATAGTAGCTTCGAAGTTTTCTGTGACATGGAGACCATGGGGGGAGGCTGGACAGTGCTGCAGGCACGTGTTGATGGAAGCACCAACTTCAGCAGAACATGGCAAGACTACAAAGTAGGCTTTGGAAACCCCAGAAGAGAATTTTGGCTGGGGAACGATAAAATCCATCTTCTGACTAAGAGTAAGGACATGATTCTAAGAATAGATCTTGAAGACTTTAACGGTGTCAAACTCTATGCCTTGTATGATCACTTTTATGTGGCCAACGAGTTTCTCAAATACCGTTTACACATTGGTAACTATAATGGCACAGCTGGAGATGCCTTACGTTTCAGTAAACATTACAACCACGATCTGAAGTTTTTCACCACCCCGGATAGAGACAACGATCGATACCCCTCTGGGAACTGTGGGCTCTACTACAGTTCAGGCTGGTGGTTTGATGCATGTCTTTCTGCAAACTTAAATGGCAAATATTATCACCAGAAATACAGAGGTGTCCGAAATGGGATTTTCTGGGGGACCTGGCCTGGTATAAGTGAGGCACAACCTGGTGGCTACAA